The sequence GCTTGTTCATGAGTCAGGATGTCCCCTACATTTCACAGTAATCAAACAGTTGTCCTGGGCTTCAGAATTCAGGTTCCACATTTGCTCATAAGTATTCTGTGCTGTTAAGATGTTGTGCACTATACAGACTGTTAGTTTGCCAATATTACCTTGACAGTAtgtaatgcatttatttctagtTTACATTTACATCTATTTACCTCAGCACTATGCGATTCATCACCATCATTTTGacctgtatttttcttccattctacCCAGGATTGATAAAGCTTTTCCTGAGCACCAAGAAGTTTCTGATTGGCACTATTCATGTTCTTTCTGGCATACTCGATCTGAAATACAGCCAAACAAGGAAGTAAAGAAAGAGTCCAAAACAGTTTCATTAGGGCTTTGTAAACCTTTGAGCATCTGAAGTTCAGGATAAGCAATTTTGGGAAATGTAGCACATTGCTTCTcttcaaaagagaaaactaaaaaaacTGGAAGCAGTTTACTACTTCTCTCTACCTGAACTATTTACACTCCCCCACTAACTTCCTACACAAAGAAGTTGTAAGTACATAGAAGGCCATAACTTTATGTACAGTTCATGTTGTACATAAAGTTATGTGGATCAGATTACTGAAGTACCCAGGAATGCTTAAACACCCACAGCAAGAAGAGCAAGCCCATGAAGCATccaactttttctttaatatagaGGAATTAGTTAAAGCACTAAAGTGTTTCCAAATTGCAAGACACTTTCTTCACTAAATTGTATCAAAACAGTAGTATCTTTAAcatgttatttctgtttctgcagtgctcaaaattaaaagcaactgGTAGTTTGTTTGCAGATCAGTTTGACTTAGGACCTCTCCTGTCTGGCTGTGAAAAGCACCAAGAGTGAAATtcttaatattttgaaaatgcatttaatcGGGGAGCAATCCCATTTTCCCATGTCACTTTTCTCTGTACTCTAATACTACACCAACACTTGCATTTTATACCTGAAGTGAAAGCTTAAACTCACCAGACTAACAGTGTTGTGGAGCTGAGAAATTGTCTCCTGGCTTTTCTGTTTAGCATCTCTCACTTTGTTTAAGGCTTGTTGGTAGGCACGTGCACGGAACTTTGAAGACAGAGATCCTAGTCGAACATAGTAGCTTGGCTTTTGAACTCCAACTTCAAAACCTTCAACTTTCGCAGCTTCTCTTTCTGGGTAATTGGAAAGGAAACAGGTTGACCAGTGGAAGAAAGCTTTAGATGTGTGAGACAACTTTGCTTAGTAACAACAGAATACTGGACTAGCTCACAGTCTTAACTAGAGATTTAGTTGATAGAGTTCTGAAGTATAGTGAAGTACAGGAGTCTAGCATTTATTCTGCTTGACTCTCTATCAAGAAGGCAAAGTTCGGGAAGCACATGCTCCCTCTCCACTATGAACAACTAGAAAACAGAtgattgcttgtttttctccagtATAAGTACACCAAAATTAAACCTTGAATTGGCCTTACCTAGTTCTGCTTCTGTAAGTGGGAGATACTGGTCTACAAGAGTCTCTGATTTAGTGAGAGCACTGTCCATTCCACTGCTCATCATTTGCACCACACGACTTCCCAAGACAGTGTTAATGCCACCATTGACAACAGACTTAGTAATTTCTACACTGTCTTGCACTGCTTCTTTAGTCTTGCCCACAACTCCAGTGATTTTGTGAGCAACAGTTTCCTTGGCACCAGACACAGTGGTTGTTACAGCTTCTCTGGCTCCAACAACTACACCCTTAGCATTGGCAACAACCTGCCAAAGAAAATAGGTTagttcacaaaaataaataaaatttgctAGGGAGAGCTACATAAACCCAGAAACAATTATTCTAAACCTTTTACCAATCTCAGTTATCTAAGAGCAAGCTGCATTAAAAGCATACagatgagacaaaaaaaaaatattactactATGCAGCCTTCAGCTCACAACTCTTCAGTAATGTAAATCACACATCCTGCTTcatactgcaaaggaaaaaatactcaaaaaaaTAGATGCCCACCAGTGAAGAGTACCTACACCTATGTCAAACAGTGGGCtaactgcttttaaagaaaaaaaaataaaaacggGGCTTAGTGATCTtccaaaaggaagaagctgttCTGTCTGAACACCCTTTATCTCCTCATGGCTTCTAATCTGTGAAGCAAGTGTGATTTATAGAAACTCTCCTCCttgcatttttagaaataacagaaaCTACAGACAATATACATGTTCTTCTGCTTAGCATATGTACATAGAAAGGACTTACCTTGTCAGTGGGTTGATTCAGTATAGGAAGTCTCTCTTCAATTTTATCAAGACCTATACACGCATAGTTGTTGGCAACCACAACTATAGAAGAAATAATAGTTGATTTAAGGTTCTGGTTTGCCTTAATTCCAGCTGGTATTTCTTCTTGAAATGGAGCTCACACAACAGCACACTTAAAAtagtccccccccccctccccccccccctccctatTTTCAGTGAGACTTGAGGCAACTAACCCTCAAAAAGATGGCAGCTTTTACCATGCTGTGAGCAAGCTCACTTGTTGACGTAAAGTCTTTTCTTAGACCTTACAAGCAACTGCTGTAACAAGCTGAGGCACAGGGCCTTCTGCCAGAATTGGGAAACTAAGGGTCCTCATTACAACAGCCTTGTGTTTAAATTTGGCAACTGTGTCACAAGTTGTTCTCCCTGAGAGAAAGTACAAAGTAGCACTTGAAAGTAGATGAAAGGCCAAGGAAGGTGTGTTGAGCAAGAGATTACATAACCACCTTGTAAGTTGAGAGGAGCCAGTCCAGTGTTACAAAAGCTGGAATCTGCTTAGCATTTAGAATTCCCCCTCCCAAAATCATACCCATCATGTAATCAGTTACATTAGTTACTCAACAAGCAATGCAACAGGTTCAGTCAGCTCCAAACCATCACAGCCGTGCTAAACTGTAAGCACATCTGGATACAAAAAACAATCAACTGAATTAAACTTATCAGCAGCCCCATATTAGCCTTACTTTGTGGTTCCAGTTTCTGGATGATAGGCATGGCACTAGTCATGGCTACTGAAGTAATTGTCTTCACTCCTTTCTCTGCTATCTCACATACTGACTTCAAATAGGGATGGTTATCCTTCGTGGTGATGTAGGCTGTAGACACCATATCATAGGTGGAGCTCACCAAAGGAAGGTTTACCACCCTCGACACGAtgttctgtttaaaaagaaagaggttaATTAACTCATTTTTCTAAGCTagacagtaaaaaagaaaactactgAGCTAACTTGAATTTACCTGTTGTGGATCAATTGCTGCTAATGCCATTTTTTCAGGTCTTGAATCTTACAGAGCCTATGAGAGGAGCATATCAGAGTTAGAATATCCTCATGAACAACTTTAACTAAACATCAGGCTTTCAAACTGATAATTCTTTTGTAATCAATCTCAAAGATAAAGAGGATTAAAGATGTGAACTTTCTTGCAAGCAAGAGCTACACTTCACTGTATTACTTTGAAGTTcaaaagctttgtttcttaAGTGCTTTCTTTGGGTTAAGCAATACAAGTAGGACACAGGTTTggggcaggggggctggaagaCTGTATGGAAGGAATGGACCTAGGGTGTTGGTAGATGCTTTGCAAAACATGAGCTAGTGTGAgacaccacacacacaaaaaatatataCCCTCCTTTTGTCTCAAAGATTGCTGTGTAATGTAAGGACAACCAGAGGTGTCTCTGCCTACACAGGAGCGTCAGGAACAAGGAAGATAAAGGGAATGTCTTGACACCTGTCACATTCCAGGCTACTCCCAAGATGCAGAGGCTCAGCtttgtgtggggctgcaggcttCTCTTATGTTGATAAGCCTGCAACAGACTATACAATATATATGTAAGGATTCCACAAAAACAAAGGCACgcccttctttttcctgtgttgtgTGTTCCCAGAAACACGGAACATCACAACACTGGGGTGGGAGCTATCTCTGCATTCATATGATGAGccctttcttttatttgttatcTTTTTACTATCACTTTCTTCATCCCTCTTCCCATCCCCAGGCTTAGCTAACCAAGACTTTAATAACAAATTCACTGGGCAAATATTTGACTTCACTCTGAGTCTTAGTCTCAAGTTGGATATACATATCACAAACCTTCTTGTTTCTGATAATTGAAGCAAGACAGCCAGTAGTGTGTCCAgatagccaagaaggccaatggcatcctgacttgtatcagaaacagtgctgcCAGTAGAAGCAGGGAAGTGACCACTCCCCtgtcagctctggtgaggctgcacctcaagtaccATGCTAAGTTTTagacccctcactacaagaaagacattgaggccatGGAGCaggcccagagaagggcaacaaagctggagaagggtctggagcacagctcttatggggaacagctgagagaactgagaATGTTTAGACTGGAGAAAAGGCAGCTCAAGGCAGACCTTGTAGCTCTCTAGGCAATACaagaaaggaggttgtggcaaggagggagtcagcctcttctcctgtgtaactagcaacaagactagagggaatggctgcAAGTTGTACCACAGGGGGTTcagttggacattaggaaaatttattctccagaagagtggccaggtgctggaatgggctgcccagggatgtggttgaAACACTgcccctggagatgttcaagaagcAGCCAGATGTTGTGCttagggacatggcttagtggggaaatattggtggacAATTGGACTAGATATCTTGAAGGCCTTTACCAGCCcttgtaattctgtgattctatgatacacaAGAAACAGGAATTGAAGTACTACAGTTCATCagagaaatataaaaagaattGACTTGTGGATTAGTTCATTTTTCTTGGAGAAATGCACATAATTGGTTCTAGCTGTAAAGCCAGTTAGGAAGAAAAGTCACACAGTTGTTCTTAAGTTAATAGTCCACTGAACTTCTAATTTCACATGTCTGAAAGAGGGATGAGGCATCTGCCATGAGTAGCTTTATTCATTACTCACTCCAATTAGCATAATTGAGTCGAGTTTGAAATGTGAGCTATCACTGTTGCCCAGATCTTGAGAACGCTTGGAAGACTGCAAAGAATCACCAATAATGTCAGTACAATTCTCGCTCAAGTTATACTACTGAAGGCTCACACTGTTCACCTTGCCCAGAAGTTGCCTCCCTATAACATCCAGAGCACTGACTCTTCCATGACACAAAGCAGTTTTCCCTTTATGCCAGTTCAGAATTGCTTACTAGTGAGCCTAGACCGAAACAGCCCATGGAGAGCTGTCAGTAAGCCTACACTATTTAATTATCTTCCAGTGTGCACTCCCATGGAGAAAATGCTAGTAGTTCTTCCCCTTCAAACCTGataaatatagaaaaagaaacagatactGCAGTATCACATAGGAAGTCACTGTGTTCTCGTTATCATCTTGTGAATGCAGAGAGGCTGAACTGAATCTGCCAAGATGCAATCTTTGCTTTTATGGCTCCATACAGCACTTCTTAAGCTCCAGAAGAACCCGCATAAACAAAGGCAAGAAAACTATGTGCAAGAAGGTAGCAGCACACAGATCTGAAAGCTCTATCAAGGagcagagattttcttttcacacaTCTGACAACATCGGGATGTTGTTATTTTCTCCTTCGGGAGAAATAAAACTCCTCCTTCCCTTTACACGACGGAGAACGACAGAGGAGTGCTGCTGAAGCCTCCAGTTAGGCCTGCCCTCAAAGGCAGCACAGAAGCCCGGGACCCGCACACCTCCACAGCGGCAGGGTCAGAACGCCCTCACCGAGCAGGCAGGACGTACACAAGGG comes from Gallus gallus isolate bGalGal1 chromosome Z, bGalGal1.mat.broiler.GRCg7b, whole genome shotgun sequence and encodes:
- the PLIN2 gene encoding perilipin-2 isoform 2 (isoform 2 is encoded by transcript variant 2), translated to MALAAIDPQQNIVSRVVNLPLVSSTYDMVSTAYITTKDNHPYLKSVCEIAEKGVKTITSVAMTSAMPIIQKLEPQIVVANNYACIGLDKIEERLPILNQPTDKVVANAKGVVVGAREAVTTTVSGAKETVAHKITGVVGKTKEAVQDSVEITKSVVNGGINTVLGSRVVQMMSSGMDSALTKSETLVDQYLPLTEAELEREAAKVEGFEVGVQKPSYYVRLGSLSSKFRARAYQQALNKVRDAKQKSQETISQLHNTVSLIEYARKNMNSANQKLLGAQEKLYQSWVEWKKNTGQNDGDESHSAEHIESRTLAIAQSLTQQLQTTCLTLVTSIQGLPQSVQDQVYSVRSMAGDVYEIFRSASSFQELSDSFLTTSKGQLKKMKESLDDVMDYLVNNTPLNWLVPDFTITDLSSESDDIPDVLDLDEEDQQDFSRTNGPYTTGQRAE
- the PLIN2 gene encoding perilipin-2 isoform 1 (isoform 1 is encoded by transcript variant 1); this translates as MALAAIDPQQNIVSRVVNLPLVSSTYDMVSTAYITTKDNHPYLKSVCEIAEKGVKTITSVAMTSAMPIIQKLEPQIVVANNYACIGLDKIEERLPILNQPTDKVVANAKGVVVGAREAVTTTVSGAKETVAHKITGVVGKTKEAVQDSVEITKSVVNGGINTVLGSRVVQMMSSGMDSALTKSETLVDQYLPLTEAELEREAAKVEGFEVGVQKPSYYVRLGSLSSKFRARAYQQALNKVRDAKQKSQETISQLHNTVSLIEYARKNMNSANQKLLGAQEKLYQSWVEWKKNTGQNDGDESHSAEHIESRTLAIAQSLTQQLQTTCLTLVTSIQGLPQSVQDQVYSVRSMAGDVYEIFRSASSFQELSDSFLTTSKGQLKKMKESLDDVMDYLVNNTPLNWLVGPFYPQLPGTQHAENEGEGEKNSSQEDKQLEHNSE
- the PLIN2 gene encoding perilipin-2 isoform X2, whose protein sequence is MALAAIDPQQNIVSRVVNLPLVSSTYDMVSTAYITTKDNHPYLKSVCEIAEKGVKTITSVAMTSAMPIIQKLEPQIVVANNYACIGLDKIEERLPILNQPTDKVVANAKGVVVGAREAVTTTVSGAKETVAHKITGVVGKTKEAVQDSVEITKSVVNGGINTVLGSRVVQMMSSGMDSALTKSETLVDQYLPLTEAELEREAAKVEGFEVGVQKPSYYVRLGSLSSKFRARAYQQALNKVRDAKQKSQETISQLHNTVSLHIESRTLAIAQSLTQQLQTTCLTLVTSIQGLPQSVQDQVYSVRSMAGDVYEIFRSASSFQELSDSFLTTSKGQLKKMKESLDDVMDYLVNNTPLNWLVPDFTITDLSSESDDIPDVLDLDEEDQQDFSRTNGPYTTGQRAE
- the PLIN2 gene encoding perilipin-2 isoform 3 (isoform 3 is encoded by transcript variant 3); amino-acid sequence: MALAAIDPQQNIVSRVVNLPLVSSTYDMVSTAYITTKDNHPYLKSVCEIAEKGVKTITSVAMTSAMPIIQKLEPQIVVANNYACIGLDKIEERLPILNQPTDKVVANAKGVVVGAREAVTTTVSGAKETVAHKITGVVGKTKEAVQDSVEITKSVVNGGINTVLGSRVVQMMSSGMDSALTKSETLVDQYLPLTEAELEREAAKVEGFEVGVQKPSYYVRLGSLSSKFRARAYQQALNKVRDAKQKSQETISQLHNTVSLHIESRTLAIAQSLTQQLQTTCLTLVTSIQGLPQSVQDQVYSVRSMAGDVYEIFRSASSFQELSDSFLTTSKGQLKKMKESLDDVMDYLVNNTPLNWLVGPFYPQLPGTQHAENEGEGEKNSSQEDKQLEHNSE